The genomic window AATTACATAAAATTATTGTTCTAAAAGTTATTGTACTAAGTGTGCTCAGGTTTTCCACACACTGCTTTGTCATTTTGGCTCAGttattgttaagtgatgacacAGTGTAATGTGGCATGTGCTGTTGTTCATCTCATGTTGTATTTATCTAATTTTAAGACTTGATAACGACTAGATCTTTTTTATTGTGTCCAGATATGCAAAACTCTAGAACTGACAGAGAGTGTACTTTGATTATGACTACAGATGGTAGGGAAGGAAGCAGCATGGGCAGGACGTTCCCCCAACTCTGCATTCCTGCCTCACACTACCACCTGGCTGAATTCCAAAACTTAGGAGAAAAATGGcacttttttactttgtttatcTTTTTGATTTCGCTCTggaaagtgcatttaaaattcTTTATCTACTTAGATGGAACACTAAACAAAGATGGGATAATAATTTATGACAAGATTTCCTTTCTTAGCAAATAACTCTAGCTGTACTTTGACCCATGCTGGCTGGCTTACATTATCAGCCAGCTTTTCCTGCATTTCCCAGACTATAAACTCAGATAGTGTCAGTGAACCAAAGCGTATAATCTTAGGGTTATATAAAACAACATGAGTGAAAGAAACATTCCCGACTAGCTCCCTTGCTTTTTAATAACAACATGTCtgctttattttccattttttaagtCGAGTTTAACTGAAAAGTGCTTTTTATGTCCCCACCCCCTCATGAAGAAATGTTTAAAAGGTTAATACCACCTTAACTGAATTTTGGGTTCTAGGTATTTTGGCAGACTCACACAACTGAGCAGTGTGAGGTTACTATGAAAAGTCTGTCCTTATTTGACCCCTGTCCTCCTGCCTGCACATAGGAGACTGTTGACCAGCTTGTGCACCACATATAACCCAGTAGCAGTTGGTCACAGCTATGAGATTAATGAGGACCTGGTGCCAGCGTGCACTTGTGCATGAATTAGGGGTAAATCGTGGAAACTTTACCCTTTATTTCCCGAAATCTCTGTCTGACTGTTCATATACAAGCACTCATCTCTCATTTTGTACTGTAAAAGATAGCCCACTGTGTGTCCTAATGTAACCTCCACAAATGTGAGCCCAAAGTCTCCACTCTGGCTGAATGTAAGCAGTGAAGAAAGCACATGGAGATGGGTCAGTAACAGAAGTGTAATGTGCCCTTGTATTGCCTTTGTTCTGCAGTCTAAACTCTGCCTGGCTCCCTTCTTTGCTAGTCCTATCACATGCTTTGCTCGATTGTTTACTTGCACTAGTTTGGTCACTCTCAGTCTAagctccctccctctctttctctctacaCTCTTCTTTCCATCCAGCCTCTCTCACCCACACACCAGCTGATTCCTGCTTAGTGTTATGTGGCGATAAGGGCAGAGACGAAACGGGAAAGAAAGCTCTAAAGAGACCTTTTCTCTCAAGATTTGGCTTTTTGCTGCTGCAGCTTTAATTCATCTACTGTGAGTATCTTTCTTTGCCCGATCCAATAAACAGGCTGTAGTGTTGTTTGGCAAGGAACACTTTAGGAAATAGATGAAATAATAGACGAGTCTCCCTGCTCACACAACCCCAAACTGCAAGGGAGAGGAGGCGGACGTGCAGAAAAGCAACATAGATTGAGCTGAGAGATTTCTAGAAGTGTGTCAAAATGAACAGCCTAAAAAAACCACACTTTTAATGCAAATTAAAGTAAGTCAGCACTACTGGTTATTTTTGcagaataaaaactgaacttcAAGATTTGTTGATGCAACTGTATAATTTTTTGTTTGCCAGTGGGTCTTTGAGTCAGTTTTATTCTGCAGAAAGAAACGGTGTTGTAAAGGCAAAACCGAGTCTCTTATTTCTTTCCAAATATGTGTTTGTAACACGgtttaaatgtttccatttacCTCTGCCCTTGCAGAAGGTCAGCTCAGACACTTCAACTGACTCATGGCCAATTTCCACCATTTTCACTTGCTGTGTATGGGGGTGGGTGTTGAGTAGTGGTTTGCCAATATGAGTGAGGACCAGTTTAAATTACATACCATTAGAGTGAGGGCGTTTTTAGGAAAGTGCGGCACGACCTCACTTTGGCACGGACTTTCAATGCATTATTTGAGTGTTACAATTTGGTTTAGAGTTCAGTTTAGAAATGAGAAAAGGCTGGGGTAAGGGGTAGGGATGTAATTGTGATGGTTATGATAAGGGGCTATGGAATGAATTTCCTCTGTGAAAATCCTCAAAAAGATAAATGTGTAAATTGAGGGTGTATGCTGTGCAGACATACTTGGTACATACTTTGTAGGGACTTTGCCACCTAACAGAGATTTTAGAAACATGTAATTCATTGGACAGATACTTTTAAAAGGTAGTTATTATCTGAAATGAACTAGGCCACTGGTATGGACCCTGCAAATAATACCAGGTAACAGTTTGTTTAGGTAAACTTTAACTATCAAGGATCAGACTTAATTTCTGTCTTAGTGTCTTTCTGTTAAAGCactgtgcagaagtcttgagccacaactcatttctatatattttgttagcaaaacaggaaatagaTGTAACGATTTTTGAAACATCCAAACACACATGGAAACAcagtaaataatatttttaaaaactgcattggAAGTGTTTTTGGGATGATTTAATTTGTGctggaaaaatgaagccattgccAATCAGAAACTTCCCAAATTACACTGAGCGTGGATCAAAAGCTGATGTTATATTCctgtgttcataatttcatCATTGTGACAGAATCCCCAACACCAATGGCTGAAATGTAGCCCCAGACTataacagagcctccaccatgtttctCAGATGGATGTAGACACTTACTGTTGCACGTCTGTCCTGACTTTACTCACATGATTTGCCTTTTCTCCCCATTTCCCTTCCTTAACGATGGCTTCTTGTCAAATACCCTTCCACTGTGACCATTTCTGGCGAGGCTTCAGTAAAAAGTTAGTGGTTCAGTTTAAGGGTAAAAGCTATATTTCGGGTCCTCGtctgtttttttcaggttttttttatcttttccatcttttttttatttaaattttatccTTTTTATCATTTCCATTTCTTAAGTAGAATacttcagatactgttcatcagATATTGTTTAACTGGGCTTAGGGCTGCTAATTCTACTTCTATCCTcaacttgtccagtttcctaaAATCTTTTAAAGGACATGCTGCACACCATGCCGAGCTTCCAGCTAATAACTTTGAGAATCACTTCCCTGAGAATCCCTGTTTGGGTTCGGCAGACAGGGATAAAATTCTATTTATCTATACCTAGGCCTGTCAGACAGTTAAAGGGTTAAGAAACATAATATTTTTGACATAGTGCTAGTACCAaaatgcctaaagatacaatttaagtTGGCTCTTTGCTAAGCTATTTATGTGTAAAAGGAACACAGGTAGCTCTACTGAGCTAGGTACTACTTTATGCTTGAATTAGGGGCAATTGTAGGATCAAACCTTCAGTGAGGCCTCAATCATAATGTCATGCGTACAGTGCCTTCTAATTAATattcattattaataataatattattatgtgCAATGTTACCATCAAATCTAATTAGTTGGATGACCTATTGTAGTGTCTAAGAATAATTCATAATAAATAATCACAGATTTCAATATAACAAAATACTTTTAGCCATGAAACCTGAAGCAAAGGCTCAATCGTCTTGGCCACAATTTTCCAAAGTAAGTTGAACTATTTAGCAGATGAAAAGCAGATAAATGgacaaacatgaacatgacTTCATTCTCTTAACCACATGCAGTAGAGCAAGTCCACATAATCATCAAGTACCTAAAATAAGACACCtatttgtacttgttgaccttatatccatccattcatttttttcctgcttatccaattcagggtaaTGGGGGTAGAGAGGTGGGGTGCACCCTGGACATGTTGCCAGTGTTTCACAGGACTTGACCTTATAACATCTTGGTTTAATAAACAACCCAGAATTTCATGAATACATCCAGTTAACTTCTTTCAGATAATCTATTATAGCAGATCTATTGACAAGTAATTAAAGATTACaacctgttcatctggacaatATAAAAACTCTATTAGCCCAGTTTTAACCTATTTTAAGCAGACACTTTCATTACAGTTAAGGAATCTCAAATATCTATTGCTCAGACTACTGCTACATAATGTTTGATGTGCACATTGTTATTTAAAAGCTAGCTAGAAATACCGTCTCTGCTTTGTTATGTGCAACAGGGAATCAGACGAATCAGGTGAATCTCATTAAGTGCTTTATAAAGGTGGCTTGGAAGAGTGCCAAATCCTCTTTTTGGTAGTCTGGCCACCTCATTATCTTTTGCTTTAGAGTTGCCAGATAATAAACCATAATAAAAAGCACCTTGATGCATACTCAAACATCCAgttaagtaaatcccaaaaggctgattctgttcatctggacgttgcgttttcagtgggagaaacgtttcgccactcatccaagtgacttcttcagtctcagctgactgcaggtgttgCCCCCCTGGTGTGACAGGTGCCTGGGAGGGGTGCGATCCTAGATCCCGCAGCTGTGTATTGACATAAAGAGGCACAGATCATGAACTTGTTTACGTTTCAACTGCAGGATTTATTCTGCAGATTTGCCTCCCAGGGGGGTTTACGCTCCTCCTGGCCGCTATGCGCCACCTAGTGgtattttttaagtaatgcCATGGAAGATGTAAAGTGTAATTAGAAAATACTGATTTAACACTGAACGATATAACAAAGACCAAAATATAACTGGGGTGTTCCCTTTTTCCTTGTATGAAGACATAAACTGAACTAACATCCCCATAAGTCTTTTTATCTCTTAACTTTTTAACTATTAGTGTAATCCAGAGGTTAACATATGTTAACCTTTTTACACAGGCTTCCCCAACCTGCAGGTGAACGactgacgaaatgtttctcccactgaaaatgctacatccagatgaaaaaaaatcaaccttttgggatatAGTAAAAGTACTAACAACAAAGtgttattttgatattttatgaCATTTTGCATTCCTAGAGATGGTACAGGATAGAATGAAAACAGATTTAACCCTTCTGTGTTCTTGTTGTCATGATGTTACAGTGcagtcacacagtcacacaggtgTTGTTGCTTCAACAGTGTGGCTTGTCATTAATAAATAAGACTTCTGTTGCAGTGGCAAAAAGAAGATGATGAGGTAATTTCATGACCTAAATCACTGGTGCagatttaaaacacactttacatGAAATACAGCAAACATTTCAAAGTGCTCTGATAATGTGGGGACATtgctgtgtctgtgtatttttgCTTTCTAAACAGTGTCAGAAATGTTAGCTAATGTAGGCTAGATCTCTAGAGATTATTAGCTAAGTTGGAtgtactttattattttagttaGTTAAAAGTTCTGTCCCTGTTCTGGAAAATTGGGCTTCATTATTTGTTTATGGTACAGCTCTAGTGCCAGGTAACAGCAAGTGAAAAAAATGTTGCCCATCAATGGACAGCAGCAGTCTGTATTCAATTTAGATATTGCTATTCATATGTCCAGGTGTATCGACTGTCAGGGTGTTTTTTCACTGTCTTTATTGAATAACAGTCATGAGGAATCATGCATAAATACTTacagaacaataaaactgatgtAAAATTGTTTGATGCAGACAAGATAAAGGAATAAAGCTGCATCTAATAATCTACAATACCACTGTTCATCAGGCATGCACAAAGATTTTATATGCTCTTGAAAAGCTTAAACTCTCCTATCATCAATGCACATAGGTCAGAGGGATCATCCATGACAAGAGAAGTGATTAGTCAATAGACTGATTTCTTATCTGCCAATCTCTGATCTAGAACCTAACATGCTCTGGAGCAGGTTGGGTTTGCACCCTACGTTACTATAGCGATGTTCCCAAGTGAACCACTTTGGTAGTACTGAAAACCCAGTTACCACAGTGATGTTCCCAGGTAAGAAGAGAGCCACCCTGGTAGTAGTGGAAACCCAGAGTTAATCCTGAAGTTACCTGGATTTTAGTGTGCAATATTCAATACCTGCTGCCACTGACATCCAACCACCGCACTGTGAAACATTCTGTTCCGCTGCTATTAGCATACTGTACTATTGtatcatatatacatataaatacatttatttatatctaaATTATATTTCTTCTGCCTTGTATAGTGTATAGTTTCTTCTATGTTTGCATAGTATAGTTGTTCTTAGGTATACtgcatctatttatttattcctgccACGTCCACCACTGCTGCTGTAACAATGTGAATTTCCCATCTCTGGGACTAGTAAAggctatcttatcttatatgaCAATTAATACTGCTTCTTACTATTACTCTAGTATCAGATCTAGAAAATTTTACATTGGGGGGGCAAGTCAGTCAACTCAGTGAAGTATGTGAAAATCCCCTATATGTAAATGGACTCAACAAAATATCCacaaaagaactttaaaaatatttattgttattatgtcTTCTAAGAAAAACGTTTTTATGTAGGTAGATAGGTTAGTTTAGACAGGTGCTGGGGGGTAAGGCTAACTAGTACCCTCGaatgttaaaaatattgtgTCGGAAAGAGAGATGAAACTCTTTCTTTTCCAGGTTTTATAGCAGTGATGTTAATGCGACATTGCAGAGTAAACATAATTAAGAACACTAATTCTGGCCTTATTGTATTAGTGCTGTGCATCGTGGCTCACTGCAGTGACGGTGACACTACACAGTGCAGCGCCTAATTGTATTTATCAATTACACCCGTGTTCACCCTGCTAGCAGCGTTTGTACGGCTCCTGCTGAGTGTTTTCTTCTCTCTAAAGACTCCAGTGTTTAACCGTCACTGACCTGTAACTCAAGTTACCGCTGAGGTTTGTCTCTACGGTGTCTATGACTATATGCCGGTAAAGTCATAATGATGTTAATGTACATTTACCTGTTTCTAGATGCTGCGTTTGACTACTGGGCGCGTGGGATGCCTCCTGGCCAGGCGCGCGACAGCTGCCGTGACTACCAGCAGCACGAGGATGGCGAGCAAAGGTGAAGATCGTTCAAAGGGGATTTATAGGTCcactataaatattttaatcttttatttaatAGTATAAGTAAAATGGCATCTCTAAAGTTTTTTCTGTCTCACAAAAAACGGTAAATACTGACAAGACCTTAAATTTTCAGAGCATAAACTTAAAAAGAACAATTTCAGACATATTAAGCTAACATGGAGATATGAAGTTTCTATCACGGCAGAGATGTGGAATTTGAAAAGTAGGCAAACACAGGTGTAAATTAAGGCTTAGAGTTATTGATAAAAACTGAAGTGTTTACCaacaatttcaaattcaaattttatttgtcacacacacacacacacacacacacacaaccatacacagtatgacatgggggtgaaatgcttgtagctgtacaatgcccgaccattaaatgacagaagaaaagttttacaatatttacaatttactacaaaaatttacaaaaatttacaaatttcaTGCTAAAATGGCTGCAGTTTATATTGTTAATATTAGTAATGGCCGAAACTGACGAAGATCGCCACCATAGAAAAGACGTGATCCAAAGGAATTATGGATTTAAGTCAAGTAATGTGATTTGTTAGTGGGGGGTTTCCCATCATGCAGTATACTGAGTTAAACAGCAGATGGCGCTTATGTACTTTCATAACTACACACTCATCTAGACAAGATGGTACCTGGGCTTATCAATGATGGAGTGGGTTGTGAGGGGGGACAAATGTACACTGCTGAGTATCTTTGTATCTGTGCCTCCAGAGGTGTCCGAGTCAGTGGACATGTCTCAGCCAATGTACTGGGACCGTGTGGACATCCCACTGCCTGACAAACCCTACAAAGATGTCCTGACTGATGCTGACAAGAGCCTGAAGCAGAAGGAGAAAGGACCCTGGGGTCAGCTgactaaagaagaaaagattGCCTGTAGGTTCTTTAGTTTAGCTCATTATGCTCAGTAGAAGGGGGGGTGCTGTGTTATTGATGCACTCATCTTACCCCCCTCCTCCCCTGCTGCAGTGTATCGGCTGACGTTCTGCAAGACCTACCCAGAGATGAAGCAGCAGACAGCAGAGTGGAAGACGGTCATTGGGggcattttcttcttcctgggCTTCACAGGCATAGTGATCTGGTGGCAGAGTGTCTACGGTAAAATCTGACTTTTGTGGTCTGAAAAAGTTAAACCAGTCTCTCTCGCAACGTAACACAAGCAATGCCTGTGGCTGAGAACACCAAACCTTTCTTGTCAACATCACACACttcagtgtcatttttttttctctctcagcagACTTTC from Astatotilapia calliptera chromosome 20, fAstCal1.2, whole genome shotgun sequence includes these protein-coding regions:
- the cox4i2 gene encoding cytochrome c oxidase subunit 4 isoform 2, mitochondrial, with protein sequence MLRLTTGRVGCLLARRATAAVTTSSTRMASKEVSESVDMSQPMYWDRVDIPLPDKPYKDVLTDADKSLKQKEKGPWGQLTKEEKIALYRLTFCKTYPEMKQQTAEWKTVIGGIFFFLGFTGIVIWWQSVYVYPPRPRTFDDEWKSQQLKRMLDMKINPIQGISAKWDYEKGQWK